In Clostridium sp. DL-VIII, the following proteins share a genomic window:
- a CDS encoding diguanylate cyclase: protein MEQTNTRKKIDILMTLLIAYFFALCLSIKALGLDDSFENYLMIEFVMMIALISYYSNITLALVVTLVTDFGYMSYKLYFYFSNNVSVDISTYYWIILLPITAVLVSLVSRNIVILQKENESLLNENSKLVMIDEDTNIRNQRALLIELPIYMKMSIRHKVPVTLFVVRIKFAEKLKSILGKEEYKALLIQASEVFEKSLREEDIKYLIDYRTFGFLTITDIDGAKVVKERFKENVSKFDFSKESFYKNVRVDIQIGSYTFDNSINDPLEFIKLAEKELEYDIQE from the coding sequence GTGGAACAAACAAACACGCGGAAAAAAATTGATATACTAATGACATTGCTTATAGCATATTTTTTTGCTTTATGTTTAAGTATTAAGGCGTTAGGTCTTGATGATTCTTTTGAAAATTACCTGATGATTGAATTTGTTATGATGATAGCACTCATAAGTTACTATAGCAATATTACATTAGCATTAGTGGTTACATTAGTAACCGATTTTGGTTATATGAGTTATAAATTATATTTTTATTTTAGTAACAATGTAAGTGTTGATATTAGTACATATTATTGGATTATTTTACTTCCAATTACAGCAGTTTTGGTGTCATTAGTATCTAGAAATATTGTTATATTGCAGAAAGAAAATGAAAGTTTACTCAATGAAAATTCTAAATTAGTCATGATTGATGAAGATACAAATATAAGAAATCAGAGAGCTCTTTTAATTGAACTACCAATTTATATGAAAATGAGTATAAGGCATAAGGTACCTGTGACTCTATTTGTTGTAAGGATTAAATTTGCAGAAAAACTTAAAAGCATTTTAGGAAAAGAAGAGTATAAAGCTTTATTAATTCAAGCAAGTGAAGTTTTTGAAAAGTCTTTAAGGGAAGAAGATATAAAATATTTAATAGATTATAGAACATTTGGATTCCTAACAATTACTGACATAGATGGAGCTAAGGTTGTAAAGGAAAGATTTAAAGAAAATGTCAGTAAATTTGATTTTTCAAAAGAATCTTTTTATAAAAATGTGAGAGTAGATATTCAAATAGGAAGCTATACTTTTGACAATTCGATAAATGATCCTTTGGAATTTATTAAATTGGCTGAAAAGGAATTAGAATATGATATACAAGAATAA
- a CDS encoding DUF2334 domain-containing protein, giving the protein METNNESSQAKSEIYFYLDDVTPFNDLYNLIDEVDYLKNNGIKFFIEASPVFINEDLKAMGRFAECLRYAQASGGKVILKFPIINNKGANGETIDEQLINNKIKAAFDNYTNYWVYPVGMSIDESLLYNEDLKNVLNCTDTLFLNSDDNTNFNLNSYNNKSYNNIIQKISLDDYIKNNQANISEKSALCVESDCSFEEFKNNVDKILSKEIVLTTNYKLSSYMKFTNEVKSNSKGIYFNDKDVTQVRFINAEEYESAFNKGENKEENTVKKDLTSSNKSLEILSIVAILIFLIILLFSRKIERKRFFK; this is encoded by the coding sequence TTGGAAACTAATAATGAGAGCTCACAAGCAAAAAGTGAAATTTATTTCTATCTTGATGATGTTACACCTTTTAATGATTTATACAATTTAATAGATGAAGTAGATTATTTGAAAAACAATGGAATTAAGTTTTTTATAGAAGCATCACCAGTATTTATAAACGAAGATTTAAAAGCAATGGGAAGATTTGCAGAATGTTTAAGATATGCACAAGCAAGTGGAGGAAAAGTAATATTGAAGTTCCCCATAATAAACAATAAAGGTGCAAATGGTGAAACAATAGATGAGCAGCTAATTAATAATAAGATTAAAGCGGCTTTTGATAATTACACTAATTATTGGGTGTATCCAGTAGGTATGAGTATTGATGAGTCATTACTTTATAATGAAGATTTAAAAAACGTCCTAAACTGTACAGATACTTTGTTTTTGAATTCTGATGATAATACTAATTTTAATTTAAATAGTTATAATAATAAATCTTATAATAATATTATTCAAAAAATCAGTTTGGACGACTATATTAAGAATAATCAAGCTAATATATCAGAGAAAAGCGCATTGTGTGTAGAGAGTGACTGTTCCTTTGAGGAATTTAAAAACAATGTAGATAAAATTCTTAGTAAAGAAATTGTTCTTACTACAAATTATAAATTAAGCTCTTATATGAAATTTACTAATGAAGTAAAAAGCAATTCAAAAGGAATTTATTTTAATGATAAAGATGTAACTCAAGTTAGATTTATTAATGCAGAAGAATATGAAAGTGCATTTAATAAAGGAGAAAACAAAGAAGAAAATACAGTTAAAAAGGATTTGACATCGTCTAATAAGAGTTTAGAAATATTAAGCATAGTAGCAATATTAATATTTTTAATAATATTGTTATTCAGCAGAAAAATCGAAAGGAAAAGGTTTTTTAAATAA
- a CDS encoding macrolide family glycosyltransferase, giving the protein MSKVLFLNILGHGHINPTIGIVKELINRGDEVTYLAGEEFRDKIEKTGAKFKGHKNLLNANFLGGNSNFENNQGLLDGMSTLKEIIEIIFNSKEKFDYIIYDSSFMLGQEIGRVLKIPTICSNTTFAVNEKILELQADKFKSQLEEIKPKIATILSSSFFMGFIKELKEKYDINFPVMLEQFAGKGMMNIVYTSKFFQPYGESFDESYKFIGPSIADREENIHIDLDNEDKKIIYISLGTVFNDLIEFYEDCFKAFKDVDAKVVMSVGKKININMFKEIPSNFIVRNYVSQLEVLKHTDVFITHGGMNSASEGLYYDVPLILIPQSVDQPYIANRVVELGAGIALDNNKITPEILKESVVKVLSDDNFKINSRKVGKSLREAGGYKKGVAEIIDFTSSISQLV; this is encoded by the coding sequence ATGTCAAAAGTTTTATTTTTAAACATATTAGGGCATGGACATATCAACCCTACTATAGGTATAGTTAAAGAATTAATAAATAGAGGTGATGAGGTTACTTATCTTGCTGGCGAGGAATTTAGAGATAAAATTGAAAAAACAGGTGCTAAATTTAAAGGTCATAAGAACTTATTAAATGCAAATTTTCTTGGAGGAAACTCAAATTTTGAAAACAATCAGGGATTATTAGATGGAATGAGCACTCTTAAAGAGATAATTGAAATCATATTTAATTCAAAAGAAAAATTTGACTATATTATCTATGATTCATCATTTATGCTAGGTCAAGAAATAGGAAGAGTATTAAAAATCCCAACAATTTGTTCCAATACCACATTTGCAGTAAATGAAAAAATATTAGAATTGCAAGCTGATAAGTTTAAATCACAACTAGAAGAAATAAAACCAAAAATAGCAACAATTTTAAGCAGTTCGTTTTTCATGGGTTTCATAAAAGAATTAAAGGAAAAGTATGATATAAACTTTCCTGTTATGCTTGAACAATTCGCTGGAAAAGGAATGATGAATATCGTATATACATCTAAATTTTTCCAGCCATACGGTGAAAGTTTTGATGAAAGTTATAAATTTATCGGGCCATCAATAGCTGATAGAGAAGAAAATATACATATTGATTTAGATAACGAAGATAAGAAAATCATTTACATATCTCTAGGTACCGTATTTAATGACTTAATTGAATTTTATGAGGACTGTTTTAAAGCTTTTAAAGATGTAGATGCCAAAGTCGTCATGTCTGTAGGTAAAAAAATTAATATTAATATGTTCAAAGAAATACCATCAAATTTTATTGTGCGTAATTACGTTTCTCAACTTGAGGTACTAAAACATACAGACGTATTTATTACTCATGGTGGAATGAATAGCGCAAGTGAAGGATTATATTATGATGTTCCATTAATACTTATTCCTCAATCTGTCGATCAACCTTATATAGCTAATAGAGTCGTAGAATTAGGTGCCGGAATTGCCCTTGATAACAATAAAATCACTCCTGAAATATTAAAAGAATCTGTAGTTAAAGTTCTTTCAGATGATAATTTCAAAATAAACAGTAGAAAAGTCGGAAAATCCTTAAGAGAAGCTGGTGGATATAAGAAAGGTGTTGCTGAAATAATCGATTTTACAAGTTCTATTTCGCAATTAGTATAG
- a CDS encoding glycosyltransferase — MSIVDYLVMYSLIIIWITVFMNVVLVISGYVYYSKINKEKMDEQLEEYPFVSILVPAHNEGVVIRKTVISLLELDYPKDKYEIIVVNDNSSDNSAEILQEMQKVHKERNLIVINTDNIVGGKGKSNALNIGLGKSKGRVLAVYDADNTPDKKALKYLVQTLMKDKGLGAVIGKFRCRNKERNLLTNFINIETLTYQWMAQAGRWNLLKLCTIPGTNFVVRREIMEEMGGWDTKAITEDTEVSFRIYRMGYKIKFMPLAVTYEQEPQTVKVWFRQRNRWVKGNIYVVIKNLKYLFSGKADVTRFDILYYTLVYFFFLSASVISDTIFILGGMNLVQIHIGGYQAILWLMALLVFILSVMVAISTEKGELNFKNVLIILLSYFTYCKMWAIVSVAGFYNYLRDIVFRRETKWYKTERFS; from the coding sequence ATGAGTATTGTAGATTATTTAGTTATGTATTCTTTAATAATAATATGGATAACAGTATTTATGAATGTAGTATTAGTCATATCTGGATATGTGTATTATTCGAAAATAAACAAAGAAAAAATGGATGAACAATTGGAGGAATATCCTTTTGTATCCATATTAGTTCCAGCTCATAATGAAGGCGTGGTTATTAGAAAGACGGTGATTTCATTATTAGAATTAGATTATCCAAAGGATAAATATGAAATAATAGTAGTCAATGATAATTCCAGTGATAATTCAGCAGAAATTTTACAGGAGATGCAAAAGGTTCATAAAGAAAGAAATTTAATAGTAATAAACACTGATAATATAGTTGGAGGAAAAGGAAAATCTAATGCCTTAAATATTGGACTTGGAAAAAGTAAAGGTAGAGTGTTAGCTGTGTATGATGCAGATAACACTCCAGATAAGAAAGCCTTAAAATATCTAGTACAAACTTTAATGAAGGATAAAGGCCTCGGAGCAGTAATTGGAAAATTTAGATGCAGAAATAAAGAAAGAAATTTGTTAACTAATTTTATCAATATAGAAACTCTTACATATCAGTGGATGGCGCAGGCAGGAAGATGGAATTTGCTTAAATTATGCACCATCCCAGGAACTAATTTTGTTGTAAGAAGAGAAATAATGGAAGAAATGGGTGGCTGGGATACTAAGGCTATAACAGAAGATACAGAGGTGAGCTTTAGAATTTATAGAATGGGGTATAAAATAAAATTTATGCCTCTTGCCGTAACTTATGAACAGGAACCTCAAACGGTTAAAGTATGGTTCAGGCAGAGAAACAGATGGGTAAAAGGAAATATATATGTAGTAATAAAAAATTTGAAATATTTATTCAGTGGAAAAGCTGACGTTACGCGATTTGATATATTATATTACACTTTAGTTTATTTTTTCTTTTTATCTGCAAGCGTAATATCAGATACTATATTTATACTTGGTGGAATGAATTTAGTTCAAATACATATTGGAGGATATCAAGCAATTTTATGGCTTATGGCATTATTGGTTTTTATCTTATCTGTAATGGTAGCAATTTCGACCGAAAAGGGAGAATTAAATTTTAAGAACGTGTTAATTATACTATTAAGCTATTTCACTTATTGCAAAATGTGGGCTATAGTATCTGTAGCTGGATTTTATAATTATTTGAGGGATATTGTTTTTAGAAGAGAAACAAAATGGTATAAGACAGAAAGATTTTCATAG
- a CDS encoding SIMPL domain-containing protein (The SIMPL domain is named for its presence in mouse protein SIMPL (signalling molecule that associates with mouse pelle-like kinase). Bacterial member BP26, from Brucella, was shown to assemble into a channel-like structure, while YggE from E. coli has been associated with resistance to oxidative stress.): MYEQKDYYNYNLDDNNKPEIMNRFNVFGEGNISVRPDMAEVIVGVTTENVQLEAAQMENARITTQVIKSLIDARVEQKNIQTSSYNIRPNYDYINGKQVFRDYEVSNNLKIIITDIASAGEIIDTAVKNGANTVSGVTFRVLDNRRYYYQALTKAIVDAQNKAVIMADKLNAKLNITPIQIKEQFRGGEIAPFQAMTFKAASEATPIEIGENKITAEIEAVFVYD; the protein is encoded by the coding sequence ATGTATGAGCAAAAAGATTACTATAATTATAATTTAGATGATAATAATAAGCCCGAGATTATGAATAGATTTAATGTTTTTGGAGAAGGAAACATAAGTGTAAGACCAGATATGGCAGAAGTGATAGTTGGTGTGACAACAGAAAATGTGCAATTAGAAGCAGCTCAAATGGAAAATGCCAGGATAACTACTCAGGTTATAAAGAGTTTAATAGATGCCCGTGTAGAGCAGAAGAATATACAAACATCCAGTTATAATATCAGGCCTAATTACGATTATATAAATGGAAAACAGGTTTTTAGAGATTATGAAGTAAGTAATAACTTAAAAATTATAATTACAGATATTGCTTCAGCGGGCGAAATAATTGATACTGCTGTAAAAAATGGTGCTAATACTGTAAGTGGTGTGACTTTTAGAGTTTTAGATAATAGAAGGTATTATTATCAAGCATTGACTAAAGCTATTGTGGATGCCCAGAATAAAGCTGTTATTATGGCAGATAAGCTTAATGCAAAATTAAATATTACTCCAATACAAATAAAAGAACAGTTTAGAGGGGGAGAGATAGCTCCATTTCAAGCAATGACCTTTAAAGCTGCAAGCGAAGCTACGCCTATAGAAATAGGAGAGAATAAAATAACTGCAGAAATAGAAGCAGTATTTGTATATGATTAA